One region of Nerophis lumbriciformis linkage group LG10, RoL_Nlum_v2.1, whole genome shotgun sequence genomic DNA includes:
- the mapk12a gene encoding mitogen-activated protein kinase 12, with translation MTNRVRPGYYRREINKTLWEVPDRYRELKQVGTGAYGTVCSAVDFRTRNKVAIKKLYRPFQSDLFAKRAYRELRLLKHMKHENVIGLLDVFTADLSLDKFNDFYLVMPYMGTDLGKLMKLQRLSEEKIQYLVYQILKGLKYIHSAGIIHRDLKPGNLAINQDCELKILDFGLARQADSEMTGYVVTRWYRAPEVILSWMHYTQTVDIWSVGCIMAEMLQGKPLFKGNDHLDQLTEIMKITGTPSQEFVAKLESEDAKSYIKGLQKVEKKDLQKVFATAKPQAVSVLERMLLLDPESRVTAADALLLSYFTEFREPEEETEAQLYDHSQDNTDLPLEQWKRHTFTEILTFKPVVPESKETSL, from the exons ATGACCAACCGTGTAAGACCGGGCTATTATCGTCGGGAAATCAACAAAACATTATGGGAAGTACCAGACAGGTACCGCGAGCTGAAGCAGGTGGGGACGGGAGCTTACGGCACTGTGTG CTCAGCAGTGGACTTCAGAACCAGAAACAAAGTGGCCATCAAGAAACTATATCGACCTTTTCAGTCGGATCTGTTTGCCAAACGAGCCTACCGGGAGCTCAGGCTCCTCaaacacatgaaacatgaaaat GTGATTGGTCTATTAGATGTGTTTACTGCAGACCTCTCTTTGGACAAGTTTAACGATTT TTATCTGGTGATGCCGTACATGGGAACAGACCTGGGCAAGCTGATGAAGCTGCAGAGGCTGTCTGAAGAAAAAATCCAGTATTTAGTCTATCAGATTCTCAAAGGGCTAAAG tATATTCATTCTGCTGGCATCATTCACAGG gaccTCAAACCAGGAAACCTAGCCATTAACCAAGACTGTGAGCTCAAG ATATTGGACTTTGGTTTGGCCCGGCAGGCAGACAGTGAGATGACCGGGTACGTGGTGACTCGGTGGTACCGAGCACCAGAGGTCATCTTGAGCTGGATGCACTACACCCAGACTG TGGATATTTGGTCAGTAGGCTGCATCATGGCAGAGATGCTTCAAGGAAAACCTCTTTTTAAAGGCAATGACC ACCTTGATCAGCTGACTGAGATCATGAAAATCACAGGAACACCCTCTCAGGAATTTGTAGCAAAACTAGAATCGGAAGAT gccaaaagctACATCAAAGGTCTtcaaaaagtagaaaaaaaagaccttcAGAAGGTGTTTGCTACTGCCAAACCACAAG CTGTGTCTGTGCTGGAGCGCATGTTATTACTGGATCCGGAAAGCAGAGTGACGGCGGCAGACGCCCTCTTGCTGTCGTACTTTACCGAGTTTCGAGAACCTGAGGAGGAGACAGAGGCTCAGCTGTATGATCACTCCCAGGACAACACAGACTTGCCTTTGGAACAGTGGAAAC GTCACACTTTCACAGAGATCTTAACCTTCAAACCTGTTGTGCCAGAATCCAAGGAAACTTCTTTGTAG